One window of the Seriola aureovittata isolate HTS-2021-v1 ecotype China chromosome 22, ASM2101889v1, whole genome shotgun sequence genome contains the following:
- the fgl2a gene encoding fibrinogen-like 2a, translating into MRTIVLCICASLLLTATLVPRTSRAADFPVTSHQKWDARGPYTFGSESSTPTSCPIKLRPSGQCGAEEGEDCPYQLTLPPLTIHLPKQFRLLEKTMKELQSLKEVVNKLKSGCQECRGARGNGAFGHQQADQGQRDGVEGIRLDLTGQEVQSASSQEERGDGMFPGATVDGTGLGQGSIFGKITPSPSNVQEMQVKLNRMSASLRNARSQISALQGRLEGLNLLNMENVQAMVDRRVENITGVVKQLSSTCNTQCAVQNSPQFILAPRDCSDYNVLETRKNGVYRVTPDPRNGTFEVYCDMESFGGGWTVIQQRLNGSVSFNRTWVEYKKGFGNFRGEFWLGNDHIHLLTKSKDMILRIELEDFEGVREYAKYDQFYVANEFLRYRLSVSGYSGTAGNAISFNKHFNHDQKFFSTPDRDNDMYPSGNCGAYYSSGWWFDACMSANLNGKYYHKRYKGVRNGIFWGTWHNMSTEYYPTNYRQAFKTVKMMIRPKNYAP; encoded by the exons ATGAGGACAATTGTTCTTTGCATCTGTGCCAGTCTTCTGCTTACAGCCACCCTGGTGCCGCGCACCAGCCGGGCAGCGGACTTCCCCGTCACCTCACACCAGAAATGGGATGCTAGAGGACCTTACACTTTCGGATCTGAATCTAGTACCCCCACCTCCTGCCCCATTAAACTGAGACCCTCGGGCCAGTGCGgggcagaggagggggaggactGCCCGTACCAGCTCACTTTACCTCCTCTCACCATCCATCTACCCAAGCAGTTCAGGCTGCTGGAGAAGACGAtgaaggagctgcagagtcTGAAGGAGGTGGTGAACAAGCTGAAGAGTGGGTGCCAGGAGTGCCGTGGGGCACGAGGCAATGGAGCTTTTGGGCATCAGCAAGCTGACCAAGGACAGAGGGATGGTGTGGAGGGAATTAGATTGGACCTGACAGGACAGGAAGTGCAAAGTGCATCCAGCCAAGAGGAGCGGGGAGATGGGATGTTCCCTGGAGCTACTGTGGACGGTACTGGACTGGGACAAGGTTCTATTTTTGGGAAAATTACACCAAGCCCAAGCAATGTGCAGGAGATGCAG GTGAAGCTGAATAGGATGTCAGCCAGCCTGCGCAATGCCAGGAGCCAGATCTCGGCTCTGCAGGGTCGTCTGGAGGGGCTCAACCTGCTCAACATGGAGAACGTGCAGGCTATGGTGGACAGACGAGTGGAGAACATCACTGGAGTGGTCAAACAGCTCAGCTCCACCTGCAACACCCAGTGTGCAGTACAGAATTCCCCTCAGT TCATCTTAGCCCCTCGGGACTGTTCAGACTACAATGTGCTGGAGACAAGGAAGAACGGTGTGTATCGTGTGACTCCTGATCCCCGCAACGGGACTTTTGAGGTCTACTGTGACATGGAGTCCTTTGGAGGTGGCTGGACTGTGATACAGCAACGGCTCAACGGGTCCGTTAGCTTCAACCGCACCTGGGTCGAGTATAAGAAGGGCTTCGGCAACTTCAG AGGTGAATTCTGGTTGGGCAATGACCATATCCACTTGCTGACAAAATCTAAAGACATGATTCTGCGTATTGAGCTGGAGGACTTTGAGGGTGTCCGGGAATACGCAAAGTACGACCAGTTCTACGTGGCAAATGAGTTCCTACGCTACCGGCTGTCTGTCAGTGGATACAG TGGGACCGCTGGGAACGCCATCAGTTTCAATAAGCACTTCAACCATGACCAGAAATTCTTCTCCACGCCCGACCGTGACAACGACATGTACCCTTCCGGAAACTGCGGCGCCTACTACAGCTCCGGCTGGTGGTTTGATGCCTGCATGTCTGCCAACCTCAACGGGAAGTACTACCACAAGAGGTACAAAGGAGTCAGGAACGGGATCTTCTGGGGAACATGGCACAACATGTCAACAGAGTACTACCCTACAAACTACAGGCAGGCCTTCAAAACTGTCAAGATGATGATACGGCCCAAGAACTATGCTCCTTAA